The uncultured Methanomethylovorans sp. genome contains a region encoding:
- a CDS encoding symporter small accessory protein, producing MLTNGTTINGDMEMLGIDDPQIWIAYLLSIGSALGCIIYGLMHWNDKDPLEES from the coding sequence ATGCTAACAAATGGCACTACAATTAATGGAGATATGGAAATGCTTGGAATCGATGATCCACAGATATGGATAGCATATTTGCTCAGTATAGGAAGTGCCCTGGGCTGCATAATATACGGATTGATGCACTGGAACGACAAAGACCCTCTGGAGGAAAGCTAA
- a CDS encoding class I SAM-dependent methyltransferase: MNLLSIGKVHNHASEENMEILPLWRQAISSIEVTGAEDVFFKEEHSHYIIIHDPLKIKFPQSREELNRRFSAGMGASVVSYIRKEGGVHYVRGLMAENNASIYAILPYTSFDLIEEARFPQSNMESRKMKAFNDILPQLHGKNILDVGCGLGTLTIKIAREKQDSLLHGIDLLDSVIEQCKFNARVEDVVNAKFVAASAYELPFEEGYFDAVTCFFMLHHLDDIPRALKDIRRVLKPAGELFAVEPIDHFHDVQRYPEDWKVLFLEAGYKVEVWEKDKVSYLRAGLK; encoded by the coding sequence ATGAATCTATTATCTATAGGGAAAGTTCACAACCATGCTTCAGAAGAGAACATGGAGATATTGCCCCTCTGGAGACAGGCAATAAGCAGTATTGAGGTCACGGGTGCTGAAGACGTATTTTTCAAAGAGGAACACTCGCATTACATAATAATCCACGACCCTCTGAAAATAAAGTTTCCTCAAAGCAGAGAAGAACTGAACAGGAGATTCTCTGCAGGGATGGGAGCATCTGTTGTCAGTTACATCCGCAAGGAGGGTGGCGTGCATTATGTAAGAGGACTAATGGCTGAAAATAACGCCTCAATATATGCAATTTTACCTTATACATCCTTTGACCTTATTGAAGAGGCACGATTTCCTCAAAGCAACATGGAATCCAGAAAAATGAAGGCTTTCAATGACATTCTTCCACAGCTTCATGGAAAGAATATACTTGATGTCGGCTGTGGCCTAGGCACCCTTACAATAAAGATAGCACGTGAGAAACAAGATTCTTTGTTACATGGTATCGACCTGCTTGATAGTGTCATAGAGCAATGCAAGTTTAATGCAAGAGTTGAAGATGTGGTCAATGCAAAATTCGTTGCAGCAAGCGCATATGAACTTCCATTTGAAGAAGGGTACTTTGATGCAGTCACATGCTTCTTTATGCTGCATCATCTTGATGATATACCCAGAGCACTGAAAGATATAAGAAGGGTTTTGAAACCCGCTGGCGAACTCTTTGCAGTGGAGCCCATTGACCACTTCCATGATGTACAGAGATATCCCGAAGATTGGAAAGTGCTCTTTCTTGAAGCAGGCTATAAAGTAGAAGTCTGGGAAAAAGACAAAGTGTCGTACCTCCGTGCAGGTCTTAAATAA
- a CDS encoding metal-dependent hydrolase has product MYGIQLIWHGHACFELRADFNVLIDPFFKGNPSSKLLPDDVDPDIIFVTHGHYDHLGDTVEIAQRTGCKVIAVHELANYLKSQNVMAEGMNIGGKIQVNGMPVVMTDANHSSSISDSGQRLYGGRAAGFILQINGCSIYHAGDTGLFGDMRLIGDIYKPDVALLPIGGRYTMDPEDAARAVAMICPRIAIPMHYNTFDIISQNPVDFMHKVKDLCETEVLIMDAEGVLEL; this is encoded by the coding sequence ATGTATGGAATTCAATTAATATGGCATGGTCATGCCTGTTTTGAGCTAAGGGCCGACTTTAATGTGCTAATTGATCCCTTTTTTAAGGGCAATCCAAGTTCAAAGTTACTTCCCGATGATGTAGATCCAGATATCATATTTGTGACCCATGGTCATTATGACCATCTAGGAGATACAGTTGAGATTGCACAAAGAACAGGATGCAAAGTTATTGCTGTACATGAACTGGCCAATTATCTTAAGTCTCAGAACGTAATGGCTGAAGGTATGAACATAGGGGGCAAAATACAGGTCAATGGTATGCCAGTCGTAATGACAGATGCCAATCATTCATCATCCATATCAGATTCAGGCCAACGGTTATATGGGGGCAGAGCCGCAGGTTTCATATTACAGATCAATGGCTGCTCCATCTATCATGCCGGAGATACAGGTCTTTTTGGAGATATGCGGCTTATCGGCGATATCTACAAACCTGATGTGGCACTGTTGCCCATAGGAGGCAGATACACAATGGATCCTGAAGATGCAGCAAGAGCCGTAGCTATGATCTGTCCAAGAATTGCAATACCCATGCATTATAATACATTTGATATAATTTCTCAAAACCCAGTAGATTTCATGCACAAGGTTAAGGATCTTTGTGAGACAGAAGTGCTGATAATGGATGCAGAAGGTGTACTGGAACTATAA
- a CDS encoding transcriptional regulator, translating to MKDFEVKILDDTDYRFIDALKNLGMSRNVATTLTYLSNVREASSQEIEMSTGLRQPEVSVAMRQMREKHWISVHNKKAVGKGRPTKIYTLNAPIEEIIKHYEEKIIEDTKTTMIAIKKLKTISKGME from the coding sequence ATGAAGGACTTTGAAGTAAAAATATTGGATGATACCGACTATCGGTTCATAGATGCACTGAAGAACCTGGGAATGTCAAGGAATGTTGCTACAACCCTTACATATCTGTCAAATGTAAGAGAAGCTTCATCCCAGGAGATAGAAATGAGTACTGGCCTAAGACAACCTGAAGTAAGCGTGGCAATGAGACAGATGCGTGAAAAGCACTGGATCAGCGTCCACAATAAGAAGGCTGTTGGAAAGGGCAGGCCAACAAAGATCTATACCCTCAATGCTCCTATCGAAGAGATAATTAAGCACTACGAGGAAAAGATCATAGAAGACACAAAGACTACAATGATTGCAATAAAGAAGTTGAAGACAATTAGCAAAGGTATGGAGTAA
- a CDS encoding symporter small accessory protein: MFGIDDPQIWMAYLLCIGGALGCITYGLIHWNEKDPEEEN, translated from the coding sequence ATGTTTGGAATAGATGACCCGCAAATATGGATGGCATACTTGCTCTGCATAGGTGGTGCACTTGGTTGCATTACATATGGCCTGATACATTGGAACGAGAAAGACCCTGAGGAGGAGAATTAA
- a CDS encoding sodium:solute symporter family protein, translating to MASTMVLGIAVLIYLMLTFYCGWMGYKHTKSTDDFMVGGRKVNPFVLALSYGAAFISTSAIIGFGGYAGAFGMGILWLVFLNIFVGIFIAFVVFGSRTRRMGVNLKAVTFPELIGKRFQSRFIQGFSGLLIAIFMPIYTSGVLIGGARFMETALGIDYNTSVLILTIITAAYVITGGLLAVMYTDAMQGVLMFVGMAILMVLTYSKLGGIVEAHQALTNLAYLVPETMAQQGHNGWTSMPTFGSPIWWTLVSTIILGVGIGTLAQPQLAVRFMTVKNTTSLKRAVLSGGPFIFMMVGVAYVVGALSNVYFFNTKGMLALDVAGGNIDKIMPEYINSAMPDLFVVFFMLTLLAAAMSTLSSQFHNMGTAIGHDLYREYIMRGKIGHTVSITKLGIVITIIISVILAYILPTGIIARATAIFFGLTAAAFLPMYIGAIFWKRMTKEGAIASLLVGSFSSLFWLTFVHAKEATALGISQAIFGQATLLTGTWTLVDPILVATPLSMLVAIVVSLLTKPASKEHIDKCFGK from the coding sequence ATGGCAAGTACTATGGTCCTTGGAATTGCTGTACTCATTTACCTTATGCTTACCTTCTATTGCGGATGGATGGGCTATAAACATACTAAGAGTACCGATGATTTTATGGTGGGAGGAAGAAAGGTAAATCCTTTTGTGCTGGCACTGTCTTATGGAGCTGCTTTTATAAGCACTTCAGCCATAATTGGTTTTGGAGGATATGCCGGTGCCTTCGGAATGGGAATATTGTGGCTCGTATTCCTGAATATCTTTGTTGGAATATTCATTGCATTCGTTGTATTCGGCTCAAGGACAAGAAGAATGGGAGTAAATCTAAAAGCAGTCACGTTTCCTGAACTCATAGGCAAAAGGTTCCAATCCCGCTTTATCCAAGGCTTTTCAGGCCTTTTAATAGCCATATTTATGCCTATTTATACAAGCGGCGTGCTTATAGGTGGAGCCCGATTCATGGAAACAGCCCTTGGCATCGATTATAATACTTCTGTACTTATACTTACAATTATAACCGCAGCTTATGTGATCACAGGTGGACTCCTAGCTGTGATGTATACAGATGCAATGCAGGGAGTTCTTATGTTTGTAGGCATGGCAATTCTCATGGTGCTCACCTACTCTAAACTTGGAGGTATAGTCGAAGCACATCAGGCACTCACCAATCTTGCATATTTAGTACCTGAAACCATGGCACAGCAAGGACACAACGGCTGGACTTCCATGCCTACATTTGGCTCCCCTATATGGTGGACCCTTGTTTCCACCATCATCCTTGGAGTGGGAATCGGAACGCTTGCCCAACCCCAGCTAGCTGTAAGATTTATGACTGTAAAGAACACGACTTCACTGAAAAGGGCAGTATTATCCGGTGGACCTTTTATCTTCATGATGGTAGGGGTCGCCTACGTGGTTGGAGCTCTTTCCAATGTGTATTTCTTCAACACCAAGGGTATGTTAGCACTTGATGTAGCTGGTGGGAACATTGACAAAATCATGCCTGAGTACATCAACAGCGCAATGCCTGACCTATTCGTTGTATTCTTCATGCTCACCCTTCTTGCAGCCGCCATGTCAACTCTCAGTTCACAGTTCCATAACATGGGTACTGCCATAGGCCATGACCTCTACAGGGAATACATTATGCGTGGAAAGATAGGACATACAGTAAGCATTACAAAATTAGGTATTGTAATTACTATAATAATAAGTGTCATTCTTGCATACATTCTGCCTACAGGTATTATTGCAAGAGCAACAGCCATTTTCTTTGGTTTAACAGCTGCTGCCTTCTTACCTATGTATATTGGAGCCATATTCTGGAAACGCATGACAAAAGAAGGAGCTATTGCAAGTCTCCTGGTAGGTAGCTTTAGTAGCCTTTTCTGGCTTACATTTGTGCATGCGAAGGAAGCAACTGCACTGGGAATAAGCCAAGCTATCTTCGGCCAGGCAACACTGCTTACAGGTACATGGACATTGGTTGACCCCATACTTGTAGCTACACCACTTTCAATGCTCGTTGCTATAGTTGTTAGCCTTCTCACAAAACCAGCGTCTAAAGAACACATCGACAAGTGCTTTGGTAAATAA
- a CDS encoding DUF2117 domain-containing protein — translation MEIGLVIHGPEIVDSGQAKKIIEILSAKGTVTSMIAGTMGKTAVIDAHLENTININRNLKPSECIEECIDTDDVIYLLNHGKNLETGIAFAGMVISHLKRKDEKPIVHIERPGSPDGAVIPWNELAQKYANTIANELGLSIILASEQEKEILLESEGERVVRHLTGVQPGEKILVNGIVVGSATSFEVSIITENGYITQIKGGTLKEHGVEKLHNYEHLVPIDLKSAWVKSGRLRSDNFKARTLKTCELSALANKENRINRRGIRAVIVDHAAEKVFDIVPGADIAVTVGDDTTILAADILYRLGIPIIGITDGDSDGVSHRTHIFPGSTILRLIPDSDDVIGRKILANVFMNKKNMNFASLDELKAMIIQQANDAIKYIKEY, via the coding sequence ATGGAAATTGGACTGGTGATACATGGTCCGGAAATAGTTGATTCGGGACAGGCCAAGAAGATAATTGAGATCTTAAGCGCAAAAGGAACGGTTACATCTATGATCGCAGGCACGATGGGTAAAACTGCCGTGATCGACGCACATCTGGAAAATACAATTAACATTAATCGGAATCTTAAGCCAAGTGAATGCATTGAAGAATGTATCGATACAGATGATGTAATATATCTGCTAAACCACGGAAAGAACCTGGAAACAGGAATAGCATTTGCAGGAATGGTCATTTCTCACCTTAAAAGGAAAGATGAAAAACCCATAGTGCACATCGAAAGGCCAGGCAGCCCGGATGGTGCTGTTATCCCCTGGAATGAACTTGCCCAGAAATATGCAAATACCATTGCCAATGAGCTGGGCTTATCCATAATACTAGCTTCAGAGCAAGAAAAAGAAATCCTCTTGGAGAGCGAAGGAGAACGCGTTGTACGACATCTTACCGGGGTACAGCCTGGGGAGAAAATACTTGTCAATGGTATAGTAGTGGGATCTGCAACCTCTTTTGAAGTTAGTATAATTACAGAGAACGGCTATATCACCCAGATCAAAGGAGGAACTCTGAAGGAACATGGCGTGGAAAAACTGCATAATTACGAGCATCTTGTTCCTATAGATCTGAAAAGTGCCTGGGTTAAAAGTGGTAGGTTGCGCTCTGATAATTTTAAAGCGCGTACACTAAAAACATGTGAACTTAGTGCCCTCGCAAACAAAGAAAACAGGATTAATAGACGGGGAATACGTGCAGTTATAGTTGACCATGCGGCAGAAAAAGTATTCGACATCGTACCTGGTGCAGATATTGCCGTAACCGTAGGAGACGATACAACCATCCTTGCAGCAGATATACTGTATAGGCTAGGGATACCGATCATTGGAATAACAGATGGAGATTCAGACGGCGTATCTCATCGAACACATATATTTCCAGGTTCAACAATCCTTAGATTAATACCAGATAGCGATGACGTTATAGGTAGGAAAATACTTGCGAACGTGTTCATGAATAAAAAGAACATGAACTTCGCAAGCCTAGATGAGCTGAAAGCTATGATCATACAACAGGCAAATGATGCCATAAAATATATAAAGGAATATTAA
- a CDS encoding sodium:solute symporter family protein yields the protein MAVSTPLLGIAVLVYLMIIFYLGWLGYKNTKAVDDFMVAGRKANPYILALSYGATFISTSAIVGFGGAAGAMGMGLLWLAVMNVVVGIFIAFALFGPRTRQMGKNLRAVTFPELLGRRFDSRFIQGYAGLIIGIFMPLYTGIVLIGGARFVETTLGINYNSALLILTVITAAYVITGGIIAVMYTDAFQGVLMFIGMTTLLILTYTKLGGITEAHQALTNMAYLVPEALAKGGQVGWTAMPSSGSPIWWTVVSTLVLGVGIGVLAQPQLVVRFMTVKNDRSLYRALLVGGPFIVMMTGVAFVVGALSNVYFFREKGVIALTAAGGNVDLIIPEYINMAMPEIFVVLFMLVLLAAAMSTLSSQYHTMGTAIGHDLYRQFLKKGEISHTTNVTKIGIAFTILVSVVLAYTLPPSIIAPATSIFFGLCAAAFLPMYIGALFWKRMTKEGAIASMVIGSISSLAWLALVHAKEAAPLGISQALFGKATLLTGTWTVVDPILIATPIAILIGIVVSLFTQPIASEHLEKCFENIK from the coding sequence ATGGCTGTGAGTACTCCTTTGCTTGGAATAGCAGTATTAGTATACTTAATGATCATCTTCTACCTTGGATGGTTGGGTTACAAAAACACCAAAGCTGTTGATGACTTCATGGTTGCAGGCCGCAAGGCAAATCCTTACATTCTTGCACTTTCATACGGTGCAACTTTCATCAGCACATCGGCAATAGTGGGTTTTGGGGGTGCGGCCGGAGCTATGGGCATGGGACTACTCTGGCTTGCAGTCATGAACGTGGTGGTGGGAATATTCATCGCTTTTGCCTTATTTGGCCCAAGGACCCGCCAAATGGGAAAGAACCTGCGAGCTGTTACATTCCCTGAATTACTAGGAAGACGTTTCGATTCAAGATTCATTCAAGGTTATGCTGGTCTGATTATAGGCATCTTCATGCCTTTATACACCGGCATAGTGTTGATAGGAGGAGCACGATTTGTTGAAACCACACTGGGCATAAATTACAATAGCGCTCTTCTGATCCTCACTGTAATAACTGCAGCTTATGTTATAACGGGAGGAATCATAGCTGTCATGTACACAGATGCATTCCAAGGAGTGCTCATGTTCATTGGTATGACAACTTTGCTCATTCTGACATACACAAAATTAGGAGGTATAACCGAAGCCCATCAGGCTCTTACAAACATGGCATATCTGGTCCCTGAAGCCCTCGCAAAAGGAGGACAGGTGGGGTGGACTGCAATGCCCAGCAGTGGATCACCTATATGGTGGACAGTTGTGTCTACACTTGTCCTGGGAGTAGGTATAGGAGTACTAGCACAGCCGCAGCTGGTCGTAAGGTTCATGACAGTTAAAAATGACCGATCTTTGTACAGGGCATTACTTGTAGGAGGACCATTCATCGTCATGATGACAGGCGTTGCTTTTGTTGTTGGTGCTCTTTCTAATGTATATTTCTTCAGGGAAAAGGGAGTAATAGCACTTACAGCTGCTGGCGGTAATGTCGACCTAATAATTCCGGAATACATAAACATGGCAATGCCAGAGATATTTGTTGTCTTATTCATGCTTGTACTATTGGCTGCTGCCATGTCTACATTAAGTTCACAGTACCACACAATGGGTACTGCTATAGGACATGATCTGTACAGGCAGTTCTTAAAGAAAGGAGAGATAAGTCATACAACAAATGTGACAAAGATAGGCATAGCTTTCACTATACTTGTTAGCGTAGTTTTGGCATACACTCTGCCACCTAGCATTATAGCCCCTGCCACATCGATATTCTTTGGATTATGTGCTGCAGCTTTCCTGCCCATGTACATTGGAGCTCTTTTCTGGAAACGGATGACAAAAGAAGGAGCTATTGCCAGTATGGTGATAGGCAGTATTAGTAGTCTGGCATGGCTTGCATTGGTACATGCAAAAGAAGCAGCTCCACTTGGTATAAGTCAGGCACTTTTTGGTAAGGCAACTTTGCTTACAGGCACGTGGACAGTAGTAGACCCGATATTGATAGCCACACCTATTGCTATACTGATAGGTATTGTGGTAAGCCTATTCACACAGCCAATAGCCAGTGAACATCTGGAAAAATGCTTTGAGAATATCAAATGA
- a CDS encoding disaggregatase related repeat-containing protein, which translates to MTLVKTATPVTYSAVGDIISYKYNVTNIGNIALTGPFTVTDDKTTVTVPSLVSLAPGESFEATASYTITQSDLNSGSVTNTAFASNGTVTSNEDNETVTAVQSPGLTLVKTATPVTYSAVGDIISYKYNVTNIGNIALTGPFTVTDDKTTVTVPSLVSLAPGESFEATASYTITQSDLNSGSVTNTAFASNGTVTSNEDNETVTAERAPAYIIDKIVIDVDGNGPSGEVTEAGDVISYQINVTNVGNIDLMNVSVNDTIISSLSGPLESLNADGVLEVGEKWTYTGNYTVKASDIDSNGGGDGFVNNTATVDCDLLGPKSDSEAVPIRILVPSIDIEKYVWDGSGWVDADTASGPSISSGPVKFKIVVTNNGEVPLTGVNVTDDRYGPVTLNTTTLAVGASAEAEYNMSWASGQQVNTATASGNYGGKKYTDTDSAYYYGPASYKAQYDNRLRESSSCVVYSTATYLDVGKNVSRSRDVLWFDLSMFNKTDTVSKATLSLFWYYPEGAIRKNDTVVDIYRPISWDPKYVTWYYISQSKKWPIVGGTWYDKNNVSQGSTPYGSVTFPAGKVPDNKYYEFDVTQLVQEYINGKYKNTGFFLKARTESGNYIAFYSSDWTNPDQRPKLIVSLASAPAPTIVAPIAPVDEAPVAEAGDDQTVTTGSTVNFDGSGSTDDNGIVLYSWDFGDGTTSTGVSSQHAYTTAGTYTMTLNVTDVSDQSDSDTMQVVVNDPSSAITPTGCTSPAVVADNRLRQISPSTVYATTTYIDVGKGASTSRDVMLFDLSAYEPNTISKATLSLYWYYENPRTSDTVVEIYRPAEEWDPKYVSWNNRVSGVPWTTAGGDWFDKNNDPQGSTPYASVTFPKGTAPDNRYYEFDVTQLVQEYTDGTYKNTGFFLKARTESGNYIAFYSSDYSKEAMRPKLTVCVNGASAPTTPVAPTVPVDEAPVAEAGANQTVVIGSTVSFDGSGSIDANGIVLYSWDFGDGATAEDTVATASHVYPTAGTYTVTLNVTDASDQSDSDTLKVVVSDPVGPVDNTPVANAGDDQTVTTGSTVSFDGSGSTDDNGIVLYSWDFDDSTTSTGVSPQHAYATAGTYTVNLTVTDTIGQKDSDTMQVVVTEPTTPTGSASAVGVADNRLRQKTPTTVFSTTTYIDVGKSENSTSRDVMLFDLSSYKTTDTISKATLSLYWYYAASGRTSDTIADIYRPAVEWDTKYVSWNNLASGKLWTAAGGDWFDKNGDPQGSVPYATVTFPKGMSPDNKYYEFDVTDLVQAYIRGDYDNTGFFLKARTESGNYIAFYSLDYPDPAMRPKLTITR; encoded by the coding sequence TTGACGCTAGTTAAGACTGCAACTCCAGTAACTTACAGTGCAGTCGGTGACATAATCAGCTACAAGTACAACGTTACTAACATCGGTAATATTGCTCTGACAGGTCCGTTTACTGTAACTGATGATAAGACAACCGTTACCGTTCCATCACTCGTCAGTCTGGCTCCTGGTGAATCTTTCGAAGCTACCGCTTCGTATACTATCACCCAGTCTGATCTTAACTCCGGTTCAGTAACTAACACTGCATTTGCATCAAATGGTACTGTTACTTCTAACGAAGATAATGAAACCGTAACTGCAGTGCAGAGTCCTGGTTTGACGCTAGTTAAGACTGCAACTCCAGTAACTTACAGTGCAGTCGGTGACATAATCAGCTACAAGTACAACGTTACTAACATCGGTAATATTGCTCTGACAGGTCCGTTTACTGTAACTGATGATAAGACAACCGTTACCGTTCCATCACTCGTCAGTCTGGCTCCTGGTGAATCTTTCGAAGCTACCGCTTCGTATACTATCACCCAGTCTGATCTTAACTCCGGTTCAGTAACTAACACTGCATTTGCTTCAAATGGTACTGTTACTTCTAACGAAGATAATGAAACCGTAACTGCCGAAAGAGCTCCGGCTTACATAATCGATAAGATAGTTATTGATGTTGATGGCAATGGACCTTCAGGAGAAGTAACAGAAGCTGGAGATGTCATTAGTTATCAGATCAACGTTACCAATGTAGGAAACATTGATTTGATGAATGTAAGCGTTAATGACACTATTATTTCATCTCTCAGCGGACCTCTGGAATCTCTAAATGCAGATGGAGTTCTGGAAGTAGGAGAGAAGTGGACATACACCGGAAATTACACTGTAAAGGCGAGTGATATCGACAGCAATGGTGGTGGAGATGGTTTTGTCAACAACACTGCAACTGTTGATTGCGATCTACTGGGTCCGAAATCAGATAGTGAAGCAGTACCAATCAGAATACTGGTACCATCTATAGACATCGAAAAGTATGTATGGGATGGCAGTGGATGGGTTGATGCTGATACAGCGAGTGGTCCTTCCATATCTTCTGGTCCAGTCAAGTTTAAGATAGTGGTTACCAACAATGGTGAGGTTCCATTGACAGGAGTCAACGTAACTGATGACAGGTATGGTCCAGTCACTCTTAACACAACTACTCTTGCAGTTGGAGCTTCAGCTGAAGCTGAGTACAATATGAGTTGGGCTTCAGGTCAGCAGGTAAATACTGCTACTGCTTCCGGCAACTATGGTGGCAAAAAGTATACTGATACAGACAGCGCATACTACTATGGTCCTGCCTCTTACAAGGCTCAATATGACAATAGACTGCGTGAGTCTTCTTCATGTGTAGTCTATTCCACTGCTACATATCTTGATGTTGGAAAGAATGTATCTCGTAGCAGGGATGTGCTCTGGTTTGATTTGAGCATGTTCAACAAGACTGATACAGTATCCAAAGCAACACTTTCGCTCTTCTGGTATTATCCGGAAGGTGCTATACGTAAGAATGATACTGTAGTCGATATCTACAGGCCTATTTCCTGGGATCCAAAATATGTGACTTGGTACTACATTAGTCAGAGTAAGAAGTGGCCCATAGTAGGAGGAACTTGGTACGATAAAAACAATGTTTCCCAAGGTAGCACGCCATATGGCTCTGTAACCTTCCCGGCAGGCAAAGTGCCTGATAACAAGTACTATGAGTTTGATGTCACTCAGCTTGTGCAGGAATACATAAATGGTAAGTATAAGAACACTGGTTTCTTCCTCAAAGCAAGAACAGAGAGCGGCAATTACATTGCCTTCTACAGTTCAGATTGGACCAATCCAGATCAGAGGCCGAAGCTGATTGTGAGCCTTGCGAGTGCTCCAGCTCCTACCATTGTAGCTCCAATAGCACCTGTTGATGAAGCACCAGTTGCAGAAGCTGGTGACGATCAGACAGTTACTACAGGTTCCACTGTTAATTTCGATGGCAGTGGCTCCACAGACGACAATGGTATAGTGTTGTACTCATGGGACTTTGGTGATGGCACAACATCTACTGGAGTCTCATCTCAGCATGCATATACAACTGCTGGAACTTACACTATGACTCTCAATGTCACAGATGTGAGTGACCAGAGCGATTCAGATACAATGCAGGTAGTTGTAAATGATCCCTCAAGTGCAATAACTCCAACAGGTTGCACTTCGCCTGCAGTTGTAGCTGACAACAGATTGCGTCAGATATCCCCAAGCACAGTTTACGCCACAACCACGTATATTGACGTTGGAAAGGGCGCATCTACTAGCAGGGATGTGATGTTGTTCGACCTTAGTGCCTACGAACCAAATACTATATCCAAGGCAACCCTGTCTCTGTATTGGTATTATGAGAATCCACGTACTTCTGACACTGTAGTTGAGATCTACAGACCAGCAGAAGAGTGGGATCCAAAGTATGTGAGCTGGAATAACCGTGTGTCTGGTGTCCCGTGGACTACAGCCGGAGGCGATTGGTTCGACAAGAACAATGACCCACAAGGCAGTACTCCGTATGCCTCTGTGACTTTCCCGAAGGGCACTGCACCTGACAACAGGTACTATGAGTTTGATGTCACTCAGCTTGTGCAGGAGTATACAGACGGTACGTATAAGAATACTGGTTTCTTCCTCAAGGCAAGAACAGAGAGTGGCAATTACATTGCCTTCTACAGTTCAGACTATTCAAAGGAGGCCATGAGGCCGAAACTGACGGTATGCGTTAATGGTGCTTCAGCACCTACTACGCCTGTAGCTCCAACAGTACCAGTTGATGAAGCACCAGTTGCAGAAGCTGGTGCTAATCAGACAGTTGTCATAGGTTCCACTGTAAGTTTCGATGGCAGCGGCTCAATAGATGCCAATGGTATAGTGTTGTACTCTTGGGACTTTGGTGATGGTGCAACAGCTGAAGATACGGTAGCCACAGCCAGTCATGTCTATCCAACTGCTGGAACTTACACTGTGACTCTCAATGTTACAGATGCGAGTGACCAGAGCGATTCAGACACACTGAAGGTAGTTGTGAGTGATCCAGTTGGTCCTGTTGACAACACACCAGTTGCAAATGCTGGTGACGATCAGACAGTTACCACAGGCTCCACCGTGAGTTTCGATGGCAGTGGTTCCACAGATGATAATGGTATAGTGTTGTACTCTTGGGACTTTGATGATAGCACAACATCTACTGGAGTCTCACCTCAGCATGCATATGCAACAGCAGGGACTTACACTGTGAATCTCACTGTCACTGACACAATTGGACAGAAGGATTCAGACACCATGCAGGTAGTTGTAACTGAACCAACGACTCCTACAGGAAGTGCTTCTGCGGTGGGTGTAGCTGACAATAGATTGCGTCAGAAAACTCCTACCACCGTTTTTTCCACGACCACCTATATTGACGTTGGAAAGAGCGAAAATTCAACTAGTAGGGACGTGATGTTGTTTGACCTGAGTAGCTACAAGACAACGGATACTATATCCAAGGCAACTCTGTCGCTCTACTGGTATTATGCAGCAAGTGGTCGCACTTCTGATACTATAGCAGATATCTATAGGCCAGCAGTTGAGTGGGATACAAAGTATGTTAGCTGGAACAACCTTGCATCTGGTAAGCTGTGGACCGCAGCAGGTGGAGATTGGTTCGATAAGAACGGTGATCCTCAGGGTAGTGTACCATATGCCACTGTGACTTTCCCGAAGGGAATGTCACCTGATAACAAGTACTATGAGTTTGATGTTACTGACCTTGTGCAGGCGTATATAAGAGGTGATTATGATAACACTGGTTTCTTCCTCAAGGCAAGAACGGAGAGCGGCAATTACATTGCCTTCTACAGCTTGGACTACCCAGATCCTGCCATGAGGCCGAAACTGACTATAACTCGGTGA